In Rhodamnia argentea isolate NSW1041297 chromosome 5, ASM2092103v1, whole genome shotgun sequence, the DNA window TAGTCCACTACCCAGCCAAAGATATAGTTCAATCACCAACCACtttgggatttttgggagtCCCCAGACTGTTGTAGGGCTTTCTCCTCCTCAGAAAGCCTGTATTCATAATACCGGTAGTCTGCACAGGCCTCATCATATAAAAATCTGTGCAACAGAAAGAACATCAGGTCGATCTAAGTTAGTGACAGAATAACAGGGCACCCATGCAAGTAAGATCAAAATGCCAGCATCAATCAGGATAAGAATAAATGTAAGGTGAAAATACAAACGATCATAAACAGGAAACCACACGAGAAAGACAATGTTTGCGTGTAGGTGCATAAAACATACTTGAAAGGCGTATCTCCAGGGTTCTTTTGACGAGTAACGTGCTCAAGTTGCCTTCCATGTTTGGCCACAAAATTTGCTAGTCTATCCGCGACATTCTTTACTGTAGGATCACTTGGAGAAGGGGGTGCTGCATATCACTTATAAAACTGATTAATAGCGAGAGCATGCACAAGGGAATGCAAAGTACTCTTGCAGCGGCTTGACACAAGTTCCATTGAACATCATTTGCCACCCAAGCTCATAGGTACTTAAGCAAAAAGCTGCATTCACGAGACAAGAAACATtcaagaattcttttttttccttgtcaacGACCAGCTTAAGAGTAGAAATATATTTCCTCAAAGACCGTACTTGAAAGAGGAAGTAAATCGAAACCATGCAATGACATCATAAATAAAATGATGCGGATAAAGTTGATATCAATATAATGCAAGGTATCTGTCTCAAACATCAGGACCCAGATGACTCCagcaatcaaaatttcaaggcaCTAAGTGCGAGCCATCTCCAAAATCTTTAACCCGGTAAATCTATGTTTCTGTAATCTCTGAATTTTCAGAGAAGTAAAGTAGATGAAGGAATCAGATAGAAGTATCAGCATAAAGGACAGTAAACCAATACTTCAACTGTACGCAACACATTCATCTAGACGTATAATTATTGTGCAATTCAACAATTATATCTAGAAGGATATGGATATAGGATTGGAGTGGGAGAGGCTGGTGGCAATAATTTAACTCCCTGTCCCTTGAATCAAATAGGCAACCAACCCCCAAgcccaaaaaaataagtaaataaacaaaaataaaaaggaccCTAAGCTGGGCCAGTTCCAGAAAAAAGAGGTGATAGATGCAGCAGACAACCCATATGCCGACAAGTATCATTACCGATATCAAATTGCCTTGATGAATGCTCGGAGATATCTGATTGACCTAATCTCTGACGTTTCATTGGCGTACTGCCGAtatcaatcctaaaatttgtttcttcttcctcctcatctccGCCTAACTTAGCCGGACGTGCTACCAGCTTTGACTTCTGTTTCAAACTGAATGCAAGTTTTCCACTCGAAGCAGCCTGAAGGGGCTTGTTTATATCATTAGTTTTAATGTCTACGTGAGTTTTACCACCAGTAGTGCTGGGGGCCTTAGTTGTTGATACAACTTTAACTGGTTTAGAGCTTTCCAGCAATGCACCCATTTCCTTCTTCCCTTCATTCTCCTTCTCTTGTTGAAGCTGTTTGAACCTCAGCAGGAATGAACCATCATTCACAAAAAGATTGGGATTGTCCATGGGCAGAATTCCAACTTGCTTAGATAAAGTCCCTGAGCCGAACAGATGCTTCTCAATAATTTAaacagaaaactgaaaaaagcTCTTTCTATTTGCAATCACAATAACCTAGCAGAACATATTCAGAACAGATAACCTAGCAGCAAGAATGCACGAGTTCTTTCACGAAGTATGCATCGAAGGCGTTCTCCTCGTTTCTTAATTTCATTCACACGATTAAGTTCGATCCAAAAGACCAATTCGAAGTATACATAATGACAAGGAAACTGCTACCGAAAGAATCGAAAAACGAAAACCAGCAATcgagaaacgaaaaaaaaaatcagcactTGGCAGATGCAAACAAGCGAGGTTATCCGCCATGAAGCATCAAGCATCACCTCAAACTCCCGAAGATGATGAGATTGGAAGTTCGACAGTTGGTTGGGCGTTAGGTCGAATTCATCCGATGGTCGATCGCGAGAAGACCACGGCCGGAAAACGGGATCTGATCTGAAATGGTAAGGGAAGAGACGGTGTCCTTGCAATCTGTTTTATATCTTTGTTGTGCCGAAACTACTTTTTTGCTTCAGGACCCCAATATTCTTTCAATTTTAGACTTGTAGCACGtgtgaatttttagttttcAGCTAATTATTGGGCATTCCTAATGTGTGCCTCATAGCTTGGGTTTTATTAAGTGAACCCCGTAGTTTCACAATTTTGGCTAAAGCACCCTCCTTCGCTATTATGTTTGCATATACAATACCCTCAACTTTGTTATGACCCGGGATTGacatcaaaaaattcaatttgaaacACTAAAAATATGGCGTTTAATAAATCGTTTTTAATTTAGCTATTACGATCGTACTGAAacatcaaattgaattttcttatcataaaaaacctcctaaaaaataaatacaaaagggtTTTTCGATGAATTAAAAATGTGGAGGGTCATCGCACAAAAACTTTGAAGCGCTCGGGGGATTTACCCGATTTATCTTTGTTGAGGTTGGTCATTGCAATTTGCAACTGCAAATGGGGAAGAAGTTGAAATCTCAGACGGTTGAGGGACTAAAATGCAAAGGTGTATGAAAGGAGAAGGCAATGGTATGGGAAGATCGCTGGGGGCTCTTGGCGCTTCGCTCCTCATCCGCTGGAGCAGAGAGCAGAGGCGGAGGCCATTCCTCCACATCCCCGAGCAGATGATAGTCATCGCGGAGGCCCAACAGCAACAATGGACACAAGAAGTTGTTGTAGCATGAAAACCCTAAGCGGGATTACTCCTTTCCACTTATGCTTCCGCTCCAGACCTCCTCTTCTTCGTCCTCCTGCCTTTGCTCTCCTCAACTTCAAGTTTTGCCCTCCTCTCCGTTCCTCTCCAagcctctctgtctctcccctTTCTTCTCTCTGTAAGTCCCTCCTTCTCTAGCTCGGGTCTGTGTTTCGCTAGGGTCGATTGATGCAAAAGTGTTGAGCTTTATAGTCATATAAATATATGGCACCTGTTCAGTTGACCTTCTTCCGCGGGTGCACCTGCAGCTGCAGCTGCAAAGGAACATGGAGCCAATGGAGGGGATTCGCTGCTGCTTGTGAACGGGAAGTCGTTGCAGGGTCCTTCGCCAAATAAGTTTCTTCAGGTCGTTTTAGTGTCTCCTCAGGTAATATTACAAAACTTGCATTTGCTTGCTCAACTGTTTATCTTTCCTGCCTCTGTTATTCCAATGATAAGTCTCATTAAATGATGGAGGTTGCATTTCTTATTCCTTTGCTCAAGTTTCTTCCTGCACTGCTTGGGCTAGTTCGATTAAGGAAAATTGCATTTGGGGTatgggtgtgcaaccggaccgggtttaccctGTACCTGGATTGGCCCATCCGAAAAACAGGGTCGAGAGTCAGTTCCTGTTCAAACCGGTCTCggaaccggttccaatttttgggaaccggttgaaactggtccggtttccgattctaggtgaagactcacccggaccggttttagaaccgATTTGTAGcttctgttttgaaaaaaaaaacccctatcTCGCTTACCTTACCTCACCTCCTCTGTTTCGTGTTTCCCAAGGCCATCATGTCAAGCTCTCTTCTCGTTGTCGCCACAGTCGGCTCTTTCTCTCGTTGTCTCCACAATCGgatcatttcatcgatactcatattatttcaatggaaaaaatgaaataaaaaatagaaacaaaaggaaaacaggttctcgggtagaccctaGAAGGCTAGAACTGGACAAATAGGGTAGGTTCTTGGTTCCAAAAACTGGGAACCAGTTCTAACAGGGTCGGTTTTAGGGTCTAGGTCTGGACCCTacccacccggcccatgctcacccctaatttggGGTATAGATTGATAGATGGCACTATTGATTAGTAATTCGGACAGTAGCTAGTTTACTTGTATCTACTACCTTTTGTGGATTTACGAAATCCGGTGAACTCTGCAGAATGTTGAGGATCGTGTTATTTTGCAAGCTAACACATTGAAGCCTTGTTTTCTTGCATAACTGACTTCCTCAGTTTCTCACTTCTGCATTTTGTTGTCCTTGGCAGATTCCTGGAAATACTGGTTGCATTGCAAGGACATGTGCTGCCTCGGCCATCGGCTTGCATCTTGTTGGGGTGCTTAGTTTGTCCAACCACTTGAGCATTTCTTTAGTGTACTTTGAAGGCATTCCTCGGTGAAACATATGTCGACGAGTCAGTGATTATTTGTGATCTTTGCATCACATCCAGTTTCTTTTGATGCCTTTTAAAGTAGCGCGCCATGTTTTAGGAATATATTGTTACTGAATTCTTAATCATACCAGATAAAAGTACCATGTTAGTACTTGAATTCTAGTCTTACCAAAATAGAGATGTAACTATCCAAACTTTGTGTGGAGTACTGTCAGGCCACAGGCTATCTTGGATAACTGCTGGCATTCGATTTATTCTCTATTGATATATATAAATCACTGCCATAAGCTACTTGAATGGGCTGCAGTTTTGTTTACTTGCTGCGTGCTTAGAGATGTTTGGTCATCTTAAAAACTAAGATCCATGGAAGTTTTGTTAACAAGGTCTCtcttttgtatttctttttttgttctctgtCGATTCAGCCACTAGGTTTTCAGGTGGATGACTCAAAACTCAAGCGTGCAGGATTGGATTACTGGCCGTATCCTCCTCAATGCAGTATTTCCATTTTGTGTAatgtttttctgaaaaatagaaCAGATTTTTATGGCCTTTAGAGTGATGTCTatttctctgatttttttttcatgttcaaATCACTGTGGACACTTTTCAAGGATATCCTGCTTATATGTTGTAGAATTCAGCAACATGCCAAACTTTGTGCAGTTGCTTTAATGTGATTTTTTACCCTGCTTCATCCTGTGATTATCTATTTGGATCCTGTTGTATGGCTTTGATTTACGGTATATATAGATATGTGGTTGTCAAAGTTCATAATTCGTGGGCTGAGTTTCGAGACTACTTCAGGAAGCAGGTATTTCCATTTCTAATAGATGATTTGGAAAAACACCTTTCATGTGTGCTGTATCCCATCTTCTTTTCCTTGCTTTCTGTTGTAGGATGGTGAGAAAAGATTGCTGGCATTCACCAAAAGGGGGACAGATATACATTCTGTGAGTTAACCATCCTTATGTACTTAGGACCTATGTCTGTTAACCCTATCTTACAAGGAGATGTAACTTGAATCTGTGCATCTCTTCCAAAAGATCACTGTCCCTCAGCTAGTACACACATATAAATAGAGGATTAGCCAGCAAGTTAATTGAACCGAAAACTGGTTTGGCCGATAAATCCACGTAGAATAGCTACAATGGTGGTCTTACAAGCTATATGTTTCGGTTTCCACAGAACTATTAAAGATTCCCATCGAAGTTCATCAAACTATCTAATTCATGCTATGTCGTTTTCGTACTTAGATAATACTGAACTATGTTTAGTATCCCAGTTTTCATAGATATACTGATTGCAATAGTGCTTCTCCCTAGACGGAAGTTTTGTTGGAATGTAAAATCGTTCACATTTGAGTGAACGCATGATGTTTTTCTTGGGCAAAAGGACAGACACGAGACAGAatgatttgaataaattttataGATAATCTGCCATAGTTGCAAAGAAAACGCATGTAACTTTCTAGTAGAGGAGCCGAAGAAGCACATACACTCAATTTTATGGCATCTCAGTATCTCCCACTGTAAGGTGCTTGACAGGTAGCTCTTCCTCATTAACCTGAGCAGACACTGCCATGTGCTTTTGGAGGATCTTGTGTTGCTCTGGGTCTCTTGTGTAAAACAAACTAACTAGTGCGGTGAAACTGGAAAGATGTAATGATCCAATCTGTTCGTGCTGCAGGAGTTTTCCTACAGAAAGGGCGATTGGCTTGTGTTTGGTTCTGAAACTTCTGGACTGTCGAATGAAGTCCTGCTTGATTGCAGGAATGAGACGTATGGTGGTGGCACCATTCGGATACCGATGATTGAAACTTATGTTAGATGTCTTAATCTTTCTGTGAGCGTGGGAATTGCTTTGTATGAGGCGTGCAGACAGTTGAACTATGCCCAGCTACAATCTTCATCAAGCACTTCTAACAACAGTGAGCAAGCGTTCATTACAGAAGATATTTTTGCCTGAAACATTGTGGTAGGGGCCGTTGAAACTTTTTATTCTCATGGGGACACATCAGACAGAAGTGAGCCATTCAGATTGCAGCTTGACTATGGTTTGTGCCAGGAAGACATCCATTGAATTTGGATCAAAGAAGATGCTATTTGGATGCATAGTGGATCCTACTCTGACTTCATCCCGGCACTTTCCAAATTTCCAAAGCATTGTAGAAGAGAACACGATATTTCTCTCATGGATTATTGGGTGTAGTTCTTGAAGAATGCTGGATGTCCTGCTGATGGGGCCTTTACAGCTTCACAAAGCTGATCCAAGTTGCTGGTGAAATGTCCATTTAGTTACCCTGTTTGTGGTAGTCAGTCTGAAAGGTTCGTAATCTTTGTTTGATTAGCTTTTCTTGGATTAGGAAATAATTATTGAGAGTGAGAGTTATTGGGTGGGCTAGTCCATAACCATTTACTGTTACTGGGAATACAAAATATATCCGTGACCTGATTGTATGCGTGAGTCTCGTGCACTTTTTTCGAGTGAATTACTTCTCCTGTGCTCGAAGCTCAACATTGATCTACGTACCTGGGGGGATCACCATTTCTGAGGTTGTAAGAAATATGCATGTAAGATTTCTCCTTGGCAAACGATCGCGTGACTTTGAAATAATGGCATAGGAATAAGGAGGTTTGGCGACTGGGAGACTGAGTGGGTAAGTTCACGAGGTTCAGTAATTGTGCAAACATGACATTATCAGATCATAACTGGACTTCAAATTCCTTCATAGAATGGAGATATTATGGTGTTCTTGGACTAGTGTTGGCGATGACAGACGAGgtcttcttctttgttgtaGAGTAATATGACATGTATTGGGAGATTGATTACTCAGGATTGATATGTTGTCAGACTGGAAGTGGAAGTGAGCATTTCTTGATTGTGTAGACGGTTGAAGAAGGAGAAGTGATGGTTTACTATTAGAGAATTCCAGCCTTTGCAGGGATGTATAATGGTTGGATCGGATCGGGtcaggtcgggtcgggtctcgTCGGGAGAACATTGAATGCGGTATTTGGGTAAATCTAAGTTGGTTGATTGAAGAGACCAACCAAATTCCCGTGGCTTTGGCTTTGGTGGAAGGCGAGGGAGATGCATCAGAGGGATTCATTCATGTGAGGGCTTGGAATGATGTTCCAGATCACGACAACGCAATCCCATGTTCTCTCTCCCCCACTTCTTCCCTGTGTGTGTCGGATGACAGGCCCCGTCTTCTACTCCCCTCCGAGATCCCGCCACGTGGCTCGCTCTCTTCCCTTGATGTCATGCTCGAGTTACGTTTCCCATATTCAACTATAGTAATCTGCATGATACACCCGCACCGCATTATATAATTGAGTCACAATAAAGATATAAGCTCGGGCGTTTGACCAAGTGTAGACCCCCTGGTGCTTCAGTAACCGGTGGCACACATACTATTTAGTGTATAACATATTCGATCGACCATCCCGCATTGTCTGCCTCATGGTTGCTGACTCGCAatctatgttacacggacacgggacacgacacgacacgacacgccgacacgtgaattctcaaaaaatagaaaattccgacATATTGGGACACGttttatattatatgtatatttttatatatacacgataaattattatttttataatttcaacaataatACATCATGATGTCGAAACTATTATTAATCTCCTCCTCAGAAAGGTCTCACAAAATATATCATGTGTAGGCAAAGCAAAACCATACCTTGcaatcaaaaaatatatcatgtgaagaattcaactacatttcatttcaataatccataaaacttggaggggaaaaaaaaagcaatccacAGAAGACAAAGACACCAGTTGAACATACAATATGGTTTTGAGATCTCTAAGAGTTGTATGTCATATTATCGAGTGATATGTCCAAGCCGATTATGATCGCCTTATTCAGTCAATAAAGAAAAACGCTAAAAGTGGGAACAAGACCGTAGCTGGGAGCAAAATTAAGTGGGGGAGAGAGATGGGCGTACGCGATTCGCAAGCCAAGATGAAAGGCGGGTGAAATTGAGGAGATCCAAAACCCCTGTCTTGAGCAGCAGCGCGAACGGAGGAGATCCAAAACCCCCGTCTCGAGCGGAGGCGTGAGCAGAGGAGGGGGAGCAGAGGAGTGATACCTTGAGGCGGCGCGGCAAGAGCAGGCACGGCAAGAGCAGAGGTGCGAGCCGAAGGCGCGATTTAGGCGGCGAGCTGAAGCTAGTTGACgatcgcgagagagagaggccggCGCGAGTAGAAGCCGGCGATGGGAGCCGGCGATGGCGGCGAGTCGCGAGAGGCCGATCGACAatcgcgagagggagagggagagggagagggagagggagaggtgagACTGGCGACCGAGAGGGATGAGTGagaaattaggtcaaaattgggcGTTTTGCCTATTTTAATGTCGGACACGCGAGTCCCTCGCGTGTCCGTGGAGTTGACCGCGAGTCGAGACTCGGACAcacgttgaccgcgtgtccgaGAAGAGTCCGGCGGTGTCCgagcgtgtcggacacgtgtccgacacggaaaaaatttgcaaaatagcgagtccgtgtaacatagctcGCAATACCCTATTGGCCATAACCCACCGAACAATAGAGTTCGGTGCCTCGAAGCTCGTTAGACTCTTGCTGTGTAACCGCAATTGATTGTTTCCATCATCGACGTCGATCGTTTCAATAGGTGCGTCCCATTTCCAAGaacataagaaagaaagaaagaaagaaagaaattttgtaACTTGACTTGACAGTATATTTCTCGCGTAACACTTATTTTTGATAATAATCCATTGGTGAGATGATTGCTTTCGGAGAAATTGCGCTCGAATGATCAGGTCGCAGAGAAGGTGCATTTTAAGGTGAGATGATGGACCAAAATGTTGTACCAGACCAATACACTCTCCCTCACATGGGGCTCGTGGATTTGTTTGTATAATTCTGCCCTCTTCCTCTGCCTCTCCAATTTTCATCGTCACATGGGCATTGGGCATGACAATTGGCAACCTAAATGCAACTAGCATCCAAGTGGGATTCCCTCTCTATTGTATCCTTATCACTTTTTTGGGTTAAAATGTACACTTTTTTTACGTaccttgcaaaaaaaaaaaatagcaccaCACTTTACCTGTAGTTTCTATCTTTTCCCCGCGTATTGATGTCAAACATTGCAAGCCTGTGGAGTGGATGATCCTGGTCCAGCTCAGCTATGTTCGTGTGGGCCCACCTACAATAAACGGATTAGGAACGCCACACCCGCGAAATGAACTGGGGCAAATCCGATTTCGATATCATATGAGAAAGTCTaatttaaaaacttaaactgaTAGCCAAAGGGTGACCAGATGCATATAAAAAGCATATGAATCTCGTAGATAAATCAATCATTTAATGTCTGACTTGAAGAGCAGACAAGCCACGTGCAAACGGGTCATTGGCTAAAATATGAAGCTCTGCATAGAACAAAGAAGGAGACTACTACTATTAATTGATAAGTAGATAGTAATTCCCTACGAAGCAGTGGCTCCACATACAGGGAGGAAAGCTTTGGCTATGGATGCAATGGCTTTCGACTATGCCTGCGTTGTTTGCAAAAATTAGCACGCTTGTAGTTTGATGCCTAAAGCTCTCTCTAGAAGCGTTCCTAGCTAGATTAACGGTTTCACCAACTATACCTACATCTTTCTTGAGGTTCACGTTGGACTTTTGTACTAGCTTTCTAGTTAACCGAGTATCAAAGCTTTATCACCCGTTCAGATCCTCCTAGGCCTCTCGCCCAAAAGGtttgaaaaacatgaaaacgaggaggaggaaggaaggTGCGGGAATCTCGAAAGAAAACATCATCGGACGTCGTGGCATGAAGCAGAGCACATGATCTTATCTCACCATGTCCGAATCTTTCAGTCAAATTCTTCACGTGCCCTGCCCATTTCCCCTTCCAACACACGTTGTTTTTCTCATATTACAACCTTAGGATTTCCATTAAACAATAATATTACACACGTTAAGATCGTCGACACAGGTCCTgaaacgacgacgacgacgacaccATGTAAAAGAAGAGAGATGGGATTAACAAGTCCTCAAGGGATTCCCGCACAAACAGTCGTTGTTGGCAAAAGACGACGCTTCCAGGTGCTCGAACGGCTCGCCAATGGGGATGGCCCCGCACAGGTGATTGTGACTCAAATCCAAGTGACCGATGTACTTGGCCGACGACAGCGATCCCGGTATCTTCCCTTTCAGATTGTTGTGGGACAAATCCAGCGCCATGAAGTACGAGTTCGACCCGAACACGTCCGGAATCTCCCCCTCCATCCCGTTCCGGCTCAGGTTCAGTATGCCCACACCCGTGTTGCTCAGCAGGCTCGCCGGCAACTTCCCCGACAGCCAGTTACTGTCCAGGTTCAGCGTCGACAGCACCGGCATTTTCCCCAGCTGCTCCGGGACCCAACCGCTGATCCGGTTCATCGACAGGTCCAGGTCCGCCAGCCTGTGTATGGTGGCTATCGAGGTCGGGATCGTCCCCGTCAGCTGGTTCCGGCCCAGCAGCGCCCGGCTCAGCATCGTCAGCTTCCCGAAGTCGGCAGGGATCCCGCCCGAGATCCTGTTGTTCCTGAGGTCGAGGTGCATGAGGCTCGACATCTGAACGATCGACGCCGGGATCTCCCCGGAGACCTCGTTGTCCGCCAGGTTGAGGACCGTGAGGCGCCGGAGGTTTCCGATCGCCGGGGGGATGCGGCCGGAGATCTTGTTGCCGACGAGGTCGAGGACGCGGAGGGAAGAGAGGGAGGTGATGCAGGGGGGGATCTTGCCGGAGATGCCCTTCCAGTCGGCGAGGATGAAGTTGGTGAGGCGGTCGAGGCGGCAGATGGAGGGGTTGATGGTCCCGGTCATGTAGCCGGAGCGGCGGGCCTTCTCGAAGATGGGGTCCTCTGACTCGCCGCGGAGGTTGACGTCGGCGACGCGGGCGTCGGTGGGGTCGCAGCTGACGCCGTACCAGTTGCGGCAGCAGTCGGTGCCGGTCCACGTGTTGAAGATGCCAAGGTAGGGCTCGTTCAGCGACGCCTTGAAGGCCAAGAGTGCTTCCCTGTCCGACGCCGGACAACCGCTGGCAGCGGAAGCAAGGAGCACTAGCAGTAATGCAGCACCGAACAACAGCCTCATCTCGCTGTGTCTGTGCATGTGAAAGCTTCTCGCGAGAGAGACGGTGGAAGAAGGTTGGGGGTTGGGTTGGAGTAGCCTCTCCGAGCTTTGGATTTAATGAGGTCCTTTGGACCAAAAAGCCCCTACTATAGTATCGTTATTGCGAGCAGACCGGGGATGGGCTACAACGGCACATGCAGGATGCAAAAGATAGTGTCACCTGTCCTTTTTTTacttctgtttttttattttgtaagttATTGTTGATGAGGATGATGGCGTTGCGTGATTGAACTTTGTTCCTCTTTTCCATATTAATATCATCGAATTACTTATTTCACATTTCATCAAATCCAATTAATTATCGAATATTGAAAATGAGCTAAAAGAATGTTTATTTCTCGTTGCGTAATATTATTAGATACATAATTGAAAATGTCAAGAGAACATCAAACGAGAATACTAATGTGTTACGAGAAAGAATCTAAGGAATTGTAATTATATTTAGTCTCGTCTCATCTCGTCTCGTTCTCCCATGCTTCTGTTTTGTGGGAGAAATGATAGTTACCCCCCCAGAAACGACAATTACACAAAAATATTCTGCCATCTTCAATttgataacaaaataaaagagcaatctgtgcagaaaaagaaaaagaaaaagaaaaagaaaagcatacgGTCATAAACAACATCACATGCGGCGGTGCGGTGGTGAGAATTGGGTCCAGTGGGATGCGGAGGTGAAACCCGTGCCTCCAGAAATCTAAAGCAAGGATCAGAGTTGCAATAATTTTCGGATCCGGTTCCATAATTTTCGAGGATCCAATGATTGAAGGCACGTTCAATTTGATCATATACCCTTTCACCTTTTTCaccaaatgacaaaaaatttgaCCCTGTCCACTTTCAAGGGGAGAGAAAGATACGAAAAAGATAGGAAATCTGCTTTGGGAACATGGCTTCCCCCCCGGATCAATCACTACCCCAATTCCGAATCTTGCGCATGTGTATTGCAACTCGAATCCCCCATAGGTTTcatgagaagaaaaaggagctGCGATCAGAATAGAGATTGGGTCCAACGTTTCAGAAATTGATCGGGCCAAATTACAAGGAAGGAGCAAAAAGCGAAACTAATAACGA includes these proteins:
- the LOC115753061 gene encoding DNA damage-repair/toleration protein DRT100-like, which produces MHRHSEMRLLFGAALLLVLLASAASGCPASDREALLAFKASLNEPYLGIFNTWTGTDCCRNWYGVSCDPTDARVADVNLRGESEDPIFEKARRSGYMTGTINPSICRLDRLTNFILADWKGISGKIPPCITSLSSLRVLDLVGNKISGRIPPAIGNLRRLTVLNLADNEVSGEIPASIVQMSSLMHLDLRNNRISGGIPADFGKLTMLSRALLGRNQLTGTIPTSIATIHRLADLDLSMNRISGWVPEQLGKMPVLSTLNLDSNWLSGKLPASLLSNTGVGILNLSRNGMEGEIPDVFGSNSYFMALDLSHNNLKGKIPGSLSSAKYIGHLDLSHNHLCGAIPIGEPFEHLEASSFANNDCLCGNPLRTC
- the LOC115753088 gene encoding putative tRNA (cytidine(34)-2'-O)-methyltransferase, with amino-acid sequence MDTRSCCSMKTLSGITPFHLCFRSRPPLLRPPAFALLNFKFCPPLRSSPSLSVSPLSSLSAAAKEHGANGGDSLLLVNGKSLQGPSPNKFLQVVLVSPQIPGNTGCIARTCAASAIGLHLVGPLGFQVDDSKLKRAGLDYWPYVVVKVHNSWAEFRDYFRKQDGEKRLLAFTKRGTDIHSEFSYRKGDWLVFGSETSGLSNEVLLDCRNETYGGGTIRIPMIETYVRCLNLSVSVGIALYEACRQLNYAQLQSSSSTSNNSEQAFITEDIFA
- the LOC115753052 gene encoding SURP and G-patch domain-containing protein 1-like protein isoform X2, producing MDNPNLFVNDGSFLLRFKQLQQEKENEGKKEMGALLESSKPVKVVSTTKAPSTTGGKTHVDIKTNDINKPLQAASSGKLAFSLKQKSKLVARPAKLGGDEEEEETNFRIDIGSTPMKRQRLGQSDISEHSSRQFDIAPPSPSDPTVKNVADRLANFVAKHGRQLEHVTRQKNPGDTPFKFLYDEACADYRYYEYRLSEEEKALQQSGDSQKSQSGGSSIPASRSAPASERSHKHASNYQIPTSALYEEVDDPRASVDSASAEKSDPIAMMEFYMKKAAQEERRRKPKQSKDEMPPPASLQGPGKRGHHMGDYIPLEELEKFLSSCDDVAAQKATREAAEKAKIQADNVGHKLLSKMGWKEGEGLGSSRSGISNPIMAGDVKTNNLGVGAHQPGEVTPDDDIYEQYKKRMMLGYRYRPNPLNNPRKAYY